In Phycisphaerae bacterium, a single window of DNA contains:
- the addA gene encoding helicase-exonuclease AddAB subunit AddA, producing MPDAAPRDRYAHLTERQREAIQTTGRSLLVSAAAGAGKTTVLAERCAYLICDLPKADRCGIDELLVVTFTDAAAGEMRTRIRKAIRQRRQESSHDPWLDQQIHLLETASISTIHSFCKTVIQQWFPQAGVDPQAAVLAEDEADLLRHETIDALFVELYGRNDEYGRDFQSLVDDYGSGDDARIAEALLAIHAFIASLPEPQAWLDRAVQVLEPGAPQSLADRIDEIQHRRLIRELELHVRQARESARVIDSLYPVASMHADALREYVSQCEAWLDRLNAGSQDAWGEIAREVAGHTIATERRPSRLPEAQVAQFDAAKKIVEWHRDLLEKRLQDGICSFSKNEYIEGLQRILPYVRTIVRLVKDFGDRYQQAKAVQAAVDFNDLQRQAYWLLSRDGDPNRPSEVALQLQKRYRHVLVDEFQDVDPLQEAILRLVSRETAEPPEGNLFAVGDVKQSIYRFRLAEPALFTRRADAFSSESTIGRLIPLGDNFRSREGIIDAVNLVFAPLMSRSFGGSDYDETARLRAGACYPPSEGLRVFDGPAVELHLLEPVRGMAQAVDAGDEGTGDPGATQGDSQQDELAGIEREAFLIGRRIRDWMGSSGARMNVADRPATPGGPPVLRPIEYRDIVILLRSMPHKAEPIANILRRMGIPVLIGRGESPADSTEFRDVLSLLRVLDNRQQDIPLAAVLRSPLVGRPLTETQMLRVRLHDGEVPFHRAVMRYAENGPDEELRYRLSVILATLDRWRTRIRRLPVAEVLWDILEETHYPAFVAGLPDGARRRERLIQIHNLARDFGQFRRQGLRRFLRFMDELIAADRSPQPAAGSGEDDNAVRIMTVHTSKGLEFPVVIVADLSKSFNLSDVKESVLVHRNLGIALRAADPERRIHYPTLIHQLAVEDDRRESLSEELRVLYVAVTRAREHLVLVGRIQPERLAVFRMPREPSAEKLPRLQLEVANQPLTWLLAAIGAAPADNVRWPEDAGASGSILIEVHQYPRAETDHWRTPPAVAPERLDALANCARLGPLPGDEPVQGSDEAPRLIASLDAPYPALELTTLPARVAVTELKRRWDAWSDPDLRPGKPPVAGPAPAVPVFIEPLPVAQAVNRGMATHRFCQLIDLARPCDAADLAAQHRFLREAGRLSEAEASAVLLDDVAWFFSTALGHHIRKHAGRVRREIAFVSRIIPDRYEPMVTARDSRDVILVRGTVDVLLCHEDHLEIVDYKTDAIPHEECTERSRLYQEQLDNYAKALHGIFQRPVVGRWLVFLQGRCVVALAAPTA from the coding sequence ATGCCTGACGCAGCACCCCGCGATCGCTACGCCCACCTCACGGAAAGACAAAGAGAGGCGATCCAGACCACTGGCCGGAGCTTGCTGGTCTCGGCCGCGGCCGGAGCAGGCAAGACCACCGTACTGGCGGAGCGATGCGCTTACCTGATTTGCGATTTGCCCAAAGCCGACCGTTGCGGCATTGACGAGTTGCTGGTAGTCACGTTTACTGATGCAGCGGCGGGGGAGATGCGTACCCGCATCCGAAAGGCCATTCGCCAGCGCCGGCAGGAATCATCACATGACCCCTGGCTGGACCAGCAGATTCACCTTTTGGAGACTGCGAGCATTTCGACGATTCACTCGTTCTGCAAAACGGTAATTCAGCAGTGGTTCCCGCAGGCCGGCGTCGATCCGCAAGCGGCGGTCCTGGCCGAGGATGAGGCTGATTTACTCCGACATGAGACAATCGATGCTTTATTCGTCGAGCTTTACGGTCGCAACGACGAATATGGGCGAGATTTCCAGTCGCTGGTCGATGACTATGGGTCCGGCGACGACGCCAGAATCGCCGAGGCTCTACTGGCAATCCACGCTTTCATCGCCAGTCTGCCCGAACCACAGGCCTGGCTCGACCGCGCCGTGCAGGTTCTCGAACCCGGCGCGCCGCAAAGCCTCGCAGACCGGATCGATGAGATTCAGCACCGGCGGCTGATCCGCGAACTGGAGCTTCACGTCCGGCAAGCCCGTGAGAGCGCGAGAGTCATCGACTCGCTGTACCCCGTTGCTTCCATGCACGCCGACGCCCTGCGTGAGTACGTTTCGCAGTGTGAGGCGTGGCTCGACCGCCTGAACGCCGGGAGTCAGGACGCCTGGGGGGAGATTGCCCGCGAAGTTGCGGGACACACGATCGCCACCGAAAGACGTCCGAGCAGGCTCCCCGAAGCGCAGGTCGCTCAGTTCGACGCGGCCAAGAAAATCGTCGAATGGCACAGGGACCTGCTGGAGAAACGCCTCCAAGACGGCATCTGCTCGTTTTCCAAGAACGAATACATCGAGGGTTTGCAGCGGATTTTGCCGTACGTGCGGACCATCGTGCGACTGGTCAAGGATTTCGGCGACCGATACCAACAAGCCAAAGCCGTCCAGGCCGCCGTCGATTTCAACGACCTTCAACGTCAAGCCTATTGGCTGCTCAGCCGGGATGGCGACCCCAACAGGCCTTCGGAGGTTGCTCTTCAACTTCAGAAGCGGTATCGGCATGTCCTGGTGGATGAGTTTCAGGACGTCGATCCGCTGCAGGAGGCGATCCTGCGGCTGGTCAGCCGTGAAACCGCCGAACCGCCTGAGGGCAACCTGTTCGCGGTGGGCGATGTCAAGCAGAGCATCTACCGCTTCCGATTGGCCGAGCCGGCGTTGTTCACCCGCCGGGCGGATGCATTCTCCTCCGAGTCAACCATTGGCAGGCTGATTCCTCTGGGCGACAACTTCCGGAGTCGCGAAGGCATCATTGACGCGGTCAACCTTGTGTTTGCTCCGCTGATGAGCCGCTCGTTCGGAGGAAGCGACTACGACGAGACCGCCCGTCTGCGTGCCGGTGCCTGCTATCCGCCGAGCGAAGGGCTGCGGGTGTTCGACGGGCCGGCCGTCGAACTGCATCTGCTCGAGCCGGTCAGAGGTATGGCTCAGGCAGTCGATGCGGGCGACGAAGGAACCGGCGATCCCGGCGCGACGCAAGGTGATTCGCAGCAGGATGAACTGGCCGGCATTGAACGGGAGGCTTTCCTGATCGGCCGGCGAATCCGGGATTGGATGGGATCAAGCGGCGCACGGATGAACGTTGCCGACCGGCCCGCCACGCCCGGAGGACCGCCCGTTCTGCGACCCATCGAATATCGCGACATCGTCATTCTGCTTCGCTCGATGCCGCACAAGGCTGAGCCGATCGCCAACATCCTCCGCCGGATGGGGATTCCCGTGTTGATCGGGCGAGGGGAAAGCCCGGCCGACTCGACGGAGTTCCGTGACGTTCTCAGTCTGCTGCGCGTGCTCGATAACAGGCAGCAGGACATTCCGCTGGCGGCAGTGCTGAGATCGCCGCTCGTCGGCCGGCCGTTGACTGAGACGCAGATGCTTCGCGTCAGGCTGCACGACGGCGAGGTTCCGTTTCACCGGGCGGTCATGCGGTATGCTGAGAACGGGCCTGATGAGGAGTTGCGATATCGGCTTTCCGTGATCCTGGCGACACTCGATCGCTGGCGGACGCGCATTCGCCGCCTGCCCGTTGCGGAGGTTCTGTGGGACATTCTTGAGGAGACGCACTATCCGGCGTTTGTTGCCGGTCTTCCGGACGGTGCTCGGCGCCGCGAACGGCTCATCCAGATTCACAATCTGGCGCGAGACTTCGGTCAGTTCCGCAGACAGGGACTTCGGCGATTTCTTCGATTCATGGATGAACTGATCGCGGCCGATCGGTCGCCGCAACCAGCCGCGGGCTCCGGCGAAGATGATAATGCGGTCCGAATCATGACCGTCCACACCAGCAAGGGGCTCGAGTTCCCCGTGGTTATCGTGGCGGACCTGTCCAAGTCGTTCAACCTGTCTGATGTCAAGGAAAGCGTTCTGGTCCATCGCAATCTGGGAATCGCTCTTCGAGCCGCGGACCCCGAGAGGCGGATCCACTACCCGACGTTGATTCACCAGTTGGCCGTTGAAGACGACCGCAGAGAGAGCCTGTCGGAGGAGCTTCGTGTCCTGTACGTCGCCGTCACACGTGCCCGCGAGCATCTGGTTCTGGTCGGCCGCATTCAACCGGAACGGCTGGCCGTGTTCCGCATGCCGCGAGAACCATCCGCAGAGAAGCTGCCTCGCCTGCAACTCGAAGTGGCGAACCAACCCCTCACTTGGTTGCTGGCGGCGATCGGGGCGGCACCGGCCGACAATGTCCGATGGCCCGAGGACGCCGGGGCATCCGGCTCCATCCTGATTGAGGTCCATCAGTATCCCAGGGCCGAGACCGATCATTGGCGGACGCCGCCCGCAGTCGCGCCCGAGCGGCTCGACGCTCTGGCCAACTGTGCCCGGCTTGGTCCTTTGCCGGGCGATGAGCCTGTCCAGGGATCTGATGAAGCCCCGCGACTGATCGCCTCTCTGGATGCGCCGTATCCAGCCCTCGAACTCACGACCTTGCCAGCAAGGGTTGCTGTGACTGAACTGAAACGCCGATGGGACGCTTGGAGCGATCCCGACCTGCGACCAGGCAAGCCGCCGGTAGCCGGACCTGCACCGGCCGTCCCGGTCTTCATCGAGCCGTTGCCTGTTGCCCAAGCCGTCAATCGCGGAATGGCGACTCACCGTTTCTGCCAACTCATCGACTTGGCCAGACCCTGTGATGCCGCCGATCTCGCTGCGCAGCACCGCTTCTTGAGGGAGGCCGGACGCCTCAGTGAGGCCGAGGCCTCAGCGGTGTTGCTCGATGACGTCGCGTGGTTCTTCTCCACGGCTCTTGGTCATCACATCCGCAAGCATGCTGGGAGGGTGCGACGGGAAATCGCCTTTGTGTCGCGGATCATACCTGATCGTTACGAGCCCATGGTTACCGCTCGCGATTCCCGAGACGTGATTCTGGTCAGGGGTACGGTCGACGTGCTGTTGTGCCACGAGGATCACCTGGAAATCGTGGACTACAAGACCGATGCGATCCCACATGAAGAATGCACAGAGCGGTCCAGACTCTATCAGGAACAGCTTGACAACTATGCAAAGGCCTTGCATGGTATTTTCCAGCGTCCAGTAGTTGGCCGATGGCTGGTATTCCTGCAAGGCCGGTGCGTCGTTGCCCTCGCTGCTCCAACAGCCTGA
- a CDS encoding ComEC/Rec2 family competence protein, translated as MADGWYSCKAGASLPSLLQQPDLLPTSRLSHLPVSRRAELAVWLNDEPLVLPAAALAAGIWLDAVWPVPGWLSMLLFLAAGGLLLIARRRPWFVYAVLPLAALSTGAAVHDLHFRRQPTNHVAHYCARESLRVRMTGTVLAPPQIRSAGTGRITWFKELPRTCLLVEAEHLERRSGPLTVCGMIAVHVRQPVLHITAGDRVEIIGTLYQPPPPDNPGEKDWRLILRRKGILAEMSCERDADLVVKGVSDPGRRWIAGLRRRLKAAMIDQAMPGDMPGAKMLAALVLGQRSAVDDRLNQAFVNTGTVHYLSVSGAHVAMLASVVWMIGTVAGVSRRSCALWAMMLIIGYALLTEPEPPVVRSALMGTLLCISVLMRRPVRSANWLALSAIILLIIAPLQLFDPAFQLSYLTVPALMFVGPRLHSVSTLAVRRMLGREDPLLSPAIQKKLNPPSPPKMILDWLLTALGWSLAISVSAWAVGTVLGVYHFRQIAAWGWLNTILIIPLVWLVLVLGLLKTLVSTIVPSYGGLVGRPLAWLSDRLVDVVDRLQILPGSGTIMPTIPLWLTAVTLGLIGLWTVQPWLRLRRRWLILSATAVLVAWVWHLLPQSRQGTLTLTFPSITNGNCCLIALPNGQTWMYDVGSLAGYDIQRWVVGPLLADKRVFSIDALMLSHANLDHFSGVPDLIDHHNVRRLLVSPLFFDFSTPGDATDRLLADLRRQRIPMTLIGRGSTLPDTGDVTVEVLWPPLGGGLPIRNANDSSLVVRIGYAGYRILLCGDVMEQAQSHLIRQGGLAADVLVLPHHGSTTSDPRPFILAVNPRYCLRCGGPRNSDVSSRLADVLADRVYLDCQIDGAIEIEVGKSGLSVKPWRSSKMSQ; from the coding sequence TTGGCCGATGGCTGGTATTCCTGCAAGGCCGGTGCGTCGTTGCCCTCGCTGCTCCAACAGCCTGATCTGCTGCCGACCTCACGGCTTTCACATTTGCCCGTTTCTCGTCGTGCCGAACTGGCGGTCTGGCTCAACGACGAGCCGCTGGTGCTGCCGGCGGCGGCATTGGCGGCCGGCATATGGCTTGATGCCGTCTGGCCGGTGCCAGGCTGGTTGTCGATGTTACTGTTCCTGGCGGCAGGTGGCTTGCTCTTGATAGCTCGCCGCCGTCCGTGGTTCGTATACGCCGTTCTGCCTCTGGCGGCGCTATCGACCGGAGCAGCGGTGCATGATCTTCATTTTCGGCGGCAGCCGACGAATCACGTTGCTCACTACTGCGCGCGCGAGTCACTTCGGGTTCGGATGACCGGAACCGTGTTGGCGCCGCCGCAGATTCGCTCGGCCGGTACCGGTCGGATCACCTGGTTCAAGGAACTGCCGCGTACGTGTCTGCTGGTGGAAGCGGAACATCTCGAGCGCCGCTCCGGGCCGCTGACCGTGTGTGGGATGATCGCCGTTCACGTTCGCCAGCCTGTTCTCCATATCACGGCCGGAGATCGCGTCGAGATCATCGGCACTCTCTATCAACCGCCGCCGCCCGACAATCCGGGCGAAAAAGACTGGCGATTGATATTGCGACGCAAAGGCATCCTCGCGGAGATGTCATGCGAGCGGGACGCGGACCTTGTGGTAAAGGGCGTCTCAGATCCGGGCCGTCGATGGATCGCAGGTCTCAGGCGTCGCCTGAAGGCCGCCATGATCGATCAGGCGATGCCCGGCGATATGCCGGGGGCCAAGATGCTGGCCGCCCTGGTGCTTGGACAGCGCAGCGCCGTGGATGACAGGCTCAACCAGGCCTTTGTCAACACCGGAACGGTCCACTATCTCAGCGTGAGCGGGGCACACGTTGCCATGCTGGCGTCGGTCGTGTGGATGATCGGGACGGTGGCCGGGGTGTCACGCAGGTCCTGTGCGCTCTGGGCCATGATGCTGATCATCGGCTATGCTCTCTTGACCGAGCCCGAGCCGCCCGTCGTGCGATCGGCCCTGATGGGAACCCTGTTGTGCATCTCGGTCCTGATGCGCCGGCCGGTTCGATCGGCCAACTGGCTTGCCCTGTCCGCGATCATCCTCCTCATCATTGCGCCCTTGCAGTTGTTCGACCCGGCTTTTCAACTTTCGTACCTGACGGTGCCGGCGTTGATGTTCGTCGGGCCTCGTCTGCATAGCGTTTCAACGCTCGCAGTGCGACGGATGCTCGGCCGCGAGGATCCTCTGCTTTCGCCGGCGATCCAGAAGAAGCTCAACCCGCCGTCGCCACCGAAGATGATATTGGACTGGTTGCTGACCGCTCTCGGGTGGTCGTTGGCCATCAGCGTTTCTGCGTGGGCGGTTGGCACGGTCCTGGGCGTTTATCATTTCCGGCAGATCGCCGCGTGGGGCTGGCTGAACACGATTCTGATCATTCCGCTGGTTTGGCTGGTGCTGGTGCTGGGCCTGCTGAAAACGCTGGTGTCGACAATCGTCCCTTCGTACGGGGGGCTGGTCGGTAGACCGCTGGCCTGGCTCAGCGACCGGCTGGTCGATGTGGTTGACCGACTGCAGATACTCCCTGGATCGGGCACAATCATGCCCACGATTCCTCTCTGGTTGACCGCGGTGACTCTGGGGCTGATCGGACTGTGGACCGTCCAGCCCTGGCTGCGCTTGCGGAGACGGTGGCTGATCCTATCGGCGACGGCCGTGCTGGTCGCCTGGGTCTGGCATCTCTTGCCTCAGTCGCGGCAAGGCACGCTCACGCTGACCTTTCCCTCCATCACCAACGGCAATTGTTGCCTCATTGCGCTCCCGAACGGCCAAACGTGGATGTACGACGTCGGCTCGCTGGCCGGCTATGACATTCAGCGATGGGTGGTCGGGCCGTTGCTGGCGGACAAGCGGGTTTTCTCGATCGACGCGCTTATGCTGAGTCACGCCAATCTCGACCATTTCAGCGGCGTACCGGATCTGATAGACCATCACAACGTCCGGAGGCTGTTGGTATCACCTCTGTTTTTCGACTTCAGCACTCCGGGTGATGCGACTGATCGTTTGCTCGCCGATCTGCGCAGGCAAAGAATACCTATGACCTTGATCGGACGCGGTTCGACCCTGCCTGATACAGGCGACGTGACCGTGGAGGTGCTGTGGCCTCCTTTGGGCGGCGGTCTGCCCATCAGAAACGCCAATGACAGCTCACTCGTTGTGCGGATCGGTTACGCCGGTTATCGGATTCTGCTATGCGGCGACGTCATGGAGCAGGCTCAAAGCCATCTGATCCGGCAGGGCGGTCTGGCCGCCGATGTGCTGGTTCTTCCTCATCACGGCAGCACCACGAGTGATCCCCGCCCGTTCATCCTGGCGGTCAATCCCCGATACTGTCTTCGTTGCGGCGGCCCGCGCAATAGCGACGTATCCAGTCGCCTGGCGGATGTGCTTGCCGATCGTGTCTATCTTGATTGCCAGATCGATGGAGCCATCGAGATCGAGGTTGGAAAATCGGGCCTTTCGGTCAAACCCTGGCGCAGCTCGAAGATGAGCCAATAG
- a CDS encoding PilZ domain-containing protein — protein MSVKNLQPEHGSLEFVFEKIEPLAQSEPPATKQERRRAPRRKLHVPVWVRVVIGNHLSPAQARQLIDISASGLGIVSKASYEPGQVMMIELCINNITWSGLMKVVHCSETAGGYKVGLTTITAHVGDAQHQGQLVGRRPSDAATLKQLQEEIPKAMRAYRQARASWGLLGTPIQRNIMRVIANLEPLEEDRPKDTERKHRRLQMKGDVHLVVPTYYGGKWLRAQIIDISEGGAGLLLPFNLTPDDIERELAGHFRIAPGVPVIVGIGTSPNIVWLPAEITRCEKPENGTTRIGVAFNTPASREAFGA, from the coding sequence ATGTCGGTAAAGAACCTCCAGCCGGAACACGGATCCCTGGAATTCGTGTTCGAGAAGATAGAACCGCTCGCGCAATCGGAACCGCCGGCGACCAAGCAGGAGCGCCGGAGAGCTCCCCGGCGCAAGCTTCACGTTCCTGTGTGGGTTCGCGTGGTGATCGGCAACCACCTCAGTCCGGCACAGGCCCGACAGTTGATCGACATTTCAGCGAGCGGGCTGGGCATCGTCTCCAAAGCCAGCTACGAGCCTGGTCAGGTGATGATGATCGAGCTGTGCATCAACAACATCACCTGGTCCGGCTTGATGAAGGTCGTGCATTGCAGTGAGACGGCCGGCGGCTATAAGGTCGGGTTGACCACAATCACCGCCCACGTGGGTGATGCTCAACATCAGGGGCAGCTTGTCGGCCGGCGGCCCAGCGACGCAGCCACTCTCAAACAGCTTCAGGAAGAGATTCCCAAAGCGATGCGGGCATATCGGCAGGCCCGGGCCTCCTGGGGGCTGCTTGGGACTCCGATCCAGAGGAACATCATGCGGGTTATCGCCAACCTGGAGCCTCTCGAGGAGGATCGTCCGAAGGACACCGAGCGCAAACACCGCCGCCTGCAAATGAAAGGCGACGTCCACTTGGTCGTGCCCACCTACTACGGCGGAAAGTGGCTGCGGGCCCAGATCATCGACATCAGCGAAGGCGGGGCGGGACTTTTGCTTCCTTTCAATCTGACGCCCGACGACATCGAGCGCGAATTGGCGGGTCATTTCAGGATCGCTCCCGGGGTACCAGTGATTGTCGGCATCGGCACCTCACCCAATATCGTCTGGTTGCCGGCCGAGATCACGCGCTGCGAAAAGCCGGAAAACGGAACCACGAGAATCGGTGTTGCGTTCAATACCCCCGCCTCACGAGAGGCCTTCGGCGCGTAA
- the metF gene encoding methylenetetrahydrofolate reductase [NAD(P)H]: MLFTQLHKQKPLVISFELFPPKTAEAEARLFEQTIPEMLELEPGFLTCTYGAGGSTREETMRMVTRIRQQFGIEIASHLTCIGASRESIAAYLARMRENDINNVLALRGDPPLNDPNYRPAREGFRLAINLVRYIKGVGGFDIFVAGYPEGHPECPDKYLDWRRCAEKVEAGADGIITQLFYDNNDFFEFDDYLRNKLGVTVPIVPGILPILSTNQIRRFCGLCGAKLPPQVSAQLDRLADDNEACRRYGIDLATQMCDELIRHGVPGIHFYTLNRAASTRAVMQNLGLVAQKQPIEGRESR; encoded by the coding sequence GTGCTTTTCACGCAGTTGCACAAGCAAAAACCCCTGGTCATTTCTTTCGAGCTGTTTCCGCCCAAAACCGCCGAGGCCGAGGCCAGGCTTTTCGAGCAGACGATACCGGAGATGCTCGAACTGGAACCGGGCTTTCTGACTTGCACTTACGGGGCCGGCGGGAGCACTCGCGAAGAAACCATGCGGATGGTCACCCGCATTCGCCAGCAATTCGGCATCGAGATTGCAAGCCACCTTACCTGTATCGGGGCTTCGCGTGAAAGCATCGCCGCTTACCTCGCCAGGATGCGGGAGAACGACATCAACAACGTGTTGGCCCTTCGCGGTGACCCGCCGTTGAATGACCCCAATTACCGCCCGGCCCGGGAGGGTTTTCGGCTGGCCATCAACCTGGTTCGCTACATCAAGGGCGTTGGCGGGTTCGACATTTTCGTGGCCGGCTATCCGGAGGGGCATCCCGAGTGCCCGGACAAATACCTCGATTGGCGGCGCTGCGCCGAGAAGGTCGAGGCCGGAGCCGACGGGATCATTACCCAGCTATTCTACGACAACAACGACTTTTTTGAGTTCGACGATTATCTCAGAAACAAGCTCGGCGTCACCGTACCGATTGTGCCCGGCATCTTGCCGATCCTGAGCACCAATCAGATCAGGCGGTTCTGCGGGCTATGCGGGGCAAAGCTACCGCCGCAGGTTTCGGCTCAACTCGACAGATTGGCCGACGATAATGAGGCTTGCCGCCGGTACGGAATCGATCTGGCCACGCAGATGTGCGACGAATTGATCCGCCACGGCGTTCCGGGGATTCACTTCTACACCCTCAATCGTGCCGCCTCCACGCGTGCGGTGATGCAGAACCTCGGGCTGGTGGCACAGAAACAACCGATCGAAGGTCGCGAGAGCCGGTGA